DNA from Lates calcarifer isolate ASB-BC8 linkage group LG14, TLL_Latcal_v3, whole genome shotgun sequence:
cttgtacagatattcatggtgcccagaggatgaactctcatgactttggtgattccctgacctttcctctggTGTCACTAAGTTTGTATGCaattttttgtaaaatgtttcaacaaCAATTGGATGGATTAGCATTAAATTGGAAACATACATCCGGTGTGCCCAGATGATGAGTCCTACTGACTATAGTGATCCAGTTACATTAACTCTAGAGGCAACATTAAGTTGGCATTTGTGgtctttggtgatcccttaacCTTTCATTCAGCCTCATCATCagaaatttcagtttgtccaacACTTTAGTTTATGAATTACCTACAAAACTAACAACATTCCCGCCTGCGTCAGTTGCACTACTTTGTACCTAGTGTTGattagccaatgttagcatgcaaacacactacactaagacCTGCTTAAGCACATTAGCACTACCTCAGCACACTGCTGTACAGTCTAacagagccactagcatggctgtagacttgtTCAATGTTTGCATGTCTGCACTATCAATAAATGGTGTTTCAGAAATGTCCAgactttttaatgtgtttaatggCAACACAGGCATTCAGGTGTTCATTTCCTACAGTGTGCTGGTTCATGGGTCACTAAAACACTGCAGTAACATTTATGAAATTCTGGTCAGTGGTTACTCATTAGAACAACTCTGATACACACTGCTGCCTTgtaatgaagaaataataaaatgcagtaaaaattattttttgctaTGTTTTCTAAATCTAAAATCAGTATCTCATGCTAATAGGGTTTATGTGTCCTCTTAACCTTTACTGAGGTAAGTTTTGCTGAGCCTCAAGCTCTTTATTTAGcaacaacattgtttttttccatgCAGAGACCTTCACTCCAGGGAGCTGCTCAGTCACTGCTGGCCACAGAGTACGCAATGAAACCAATTTAATGCTGGACTCTCTCTTTAGCAGATGAGGTCTTAGCATCatgacaacataaaaaatatggaCCAAAGTTTAAACCAGATAAAATCAACATTCGAGATAATCAGATGTTCTATACAGTATGAGCGCTCCAAGAGACACTAATCCAATATAAAGGAAACAGGGTCATGAGCCAAGTCTCTTTTGACTACACAAAACAAAGGTAGTCTaccacagcagttttcattAATTCGCAAAGTGAGACACACTCTTATAGCATGAATCAGCTCACAGGGATTGAACTAAAGATAATTTCAAAGCACCATTTAAAGCATCTGTAGTCCATTCACGGAAATCgaaacatgaacacagtgatGATGGAACAACAGTGTCAAATATGAGTGTGTAGCATTCCCTTTTCATGTGCATTTATATTGAGCCATGTGCATACCTTGTAGTTAGCAGGGAACCAATTAACTCTTGATGATACACTGATCTTACATATGAGTGGAACAACATGAATCCCCGTTGGGAGCTGTGACACAGTTTTGTAGTTCAAGGCCAATAGAAACAGCCGTCTGCATCCCCAGAGATAAGTtgttccctctgctctctgctttcCACTGCTCATGAATATACAGACCAAATCACTATACTCTAATATTAGTGTTCCTATCATCATGAATTTATAATATTTGTAATAAAAAGATACAATCTGTAAGCATGATCAAATCATTATGTCCCTgaatatctttttattttcatgtgttatATGCTTTATGATATATGTTGTCTGTAGAGACGCTGCTACACTGTGTTGGGCAGgctgtcactgctctgtgaaGATACTACAAGGATGAATTTAACTTCCAAAACTTTGTCAGTGTAGCAGCAGCTGAGAGTGTGGGCTCCAAGTTTATTTATAGATTTACTTTTTTAGACTCAAGTGTGGGGTGCAGGCAAAATTCATACACTGAGTGTTGCATAAGTTTGGCAGAGTGGGGCGGTGGATGTGTGCGTACAGTATGTCAGCGTGTGTGCgtgtcattgtgtgtttgagggagGTAGGTTGCAGCTTTGTGGAGGCGACTTACGTACCATCTGTCCAGgaaatgaagcagagagagagagagagagtgagaacaCAGTACACCCacaaaagacaagaaagacAAGAGCTGGTCCgtgtccagagagagagagagacacagagagagagagagagcaagattcatgtttttatatgtgtgtgtgtttgtgtgtgaacacatGCTGATGTAGATATTGTTTCACTCCTAGTACTATGCTCTATTTATAATTCAGGAGGTCATTTCCTGTAACTGAAGCGGCCATGAAGCCCCACGATCGATACAGTGAATCTATTTTCTTGctgcttcttgtttttgttttttttttttcttttcattctgtctttgcctcattcattcacactcaACTGTCTATCCAGGACCCAAACCTGACAACTGATATAGTAAATACAAAGagataaatatatttataaagcATTTATAGAGAGAGTTATAGCATTATAAGAATTTAAAGCAGAGCTTAAATCAAATCATATATATAGTGATAGATACAGTGGATTCAAATGACAAATGTAAGAATGAAATTACAAAGATGCAGGGATTATGTGGAAGTGAAAGTTTTCAGATTTAGTGGAGAAATTACCGAAAACTGCAGCTTGTCTTCTCCTAACGTCCTCGTCTTTGTCCACCAGGATGCAGCACTGGGGGTTGAACACCTACTTGTATGGTCCAAAAGATGATCTAAAACACAGACTGTTGTGGAGAGAGGTCTATTCTCCTGAAGAGGAGGGTAAGAACAGCCCATTCATCCATTTTTCCATCTCTCAGTCTACGTATTTGAGCACACTCATATATGCAGCCATTTTTTCCTGCTGAACTATAACTTTCATAGATTTCCATCTACTTTTTTAACTATCCATTGTGAGTGTTATGGGAGTGCAGCTCTAAATCAGTGGGGTACTACAGTACTTCTGTTTTTTATGATGAAGGCTCATTTGACCCCAGAGAGCTGCCCTAGGACATTCTGTCTTCCATCAGGATGAATATTCACTGTCCCAAATATGAAACTGCCTTTTTCATATTACttgtaaattcatttttcattaccATCATAAAGATGTCAACAGTTTTTACGTTGTCCATTACACTATTTTTATCGTACCCTGGAAGACTGCATGGTGTTAGTCAGGAGGCTTCAGAGCCAAGCTGAATCCCCTTAGAGATGAGATTAGAGAGAACAATTCAATTTACCACTctcagacatttcatttttttgttcataCGTACATGTACTGTGTTAAATGACTTTAGCCAGAAGTTCTGTATTTCTCAGTCTGCTAACCTTCTTTCCATGCATCACACTCCTTCATGTGTCTTTCCTTCCTATAGCACATTGGCAGGTGTGTGTCATTTAGTCTCACTTTaaatttttctctcctctcctcttcctctcaggtcAGTTGCGTACTCTCATCGTGGAGGCCCAGTCGAGAGGCCTGAGGTTTGTTTACGCCCTCTCACCTGGTCAGGACATCgtcttctcttcttcctgtgaCCTGACACTGCTCAAACGCAAGCTGAGACAGGTAAATAACATGCAACGAGATGATAAATACCACTGATGTGTAACTGTCTCACCCTCTGTTTAATCTCTCAAATactccctcatctctctctctctctctctccaggtatCAGACCTGGGATGCCAGGCATTTGCCATTCTGTTTGATGACATCGATCACTCCATGTGTCAGGCCGACAGCGAGGCCTTCTCTTCATTCGCCCACGCTCAGGTCAATGTAACCAATGAGATCTATCGGTTCTTGGGGGAACCACCCGTCTTCCTCTTTTGCCCAACAGGTAGGATTGGAGGTGGAGAACTAAAATCCTGTCTACAGGATTTTATAAAAGTGTTCATCAAACGTGATGAATAAAcaataactctctctctccctgtagaATACTGTGGTTCTCTGTGCTCTCCCAGTATATCTAAATCCCCTTACCTGCAGACTGTTGGAGAGGACCTACTACCCAACATTACAGTGATATGGACAGGTGAGACATGAATACAAACCAGAGTCTTTGATTACagtttcttgttttctgttttttagccTCATTAGTTGACTTGCAATTTCTTGGCTAATAACagagtacaaacacacacacacacacacacagactctggCAAAACACAGACTCTGGCAAAACACAGCTcggcatgcacacatgcaaataagTGCAGgcacaaatccacacacacactcctccacagactgaaaaatgatTTAGGTGCACATCCGCCCACATGCATATGGAAGTACagtagaaacacacacgcacacacacacacacatacacacattattGCCTCCTCTCCTTTACTTCATTTCTTGCTATTTTTCTGCATCAGATAATATTCTTTGGTAGCCACTTTGCTGAACCGTGACTGTTAAAATATTCATTGGAATATCATCATTGCAGGAAAGGCAAAGTAAACCTTCCTCTGCACATACATGTATATTATGCTTTATATTACACTGTATCTATGTTCAGCCCTGACTTGCTTCACTCACTCAAATTGCAGATAAAATTGCAGCTCATGTAACGTTCTAAAAAGCTAGAAAACAGAAGCACGTCTAGGAACAGAGACAGGTTGCTGACAGCTCTGTATGTGAAATATTCAACAAAGCTAATCAAGATATGCACAGTCACTGTGTCATGAACACATGAACAACCTGTTCCAACTGATTGTCCattctgacaaaacatttttctcagtcTCAGTTTAGTTAGGTTAGGCTCTCAAGGCATGAGGATGGATGGACACCTGATAATCATCTGATGGTTATCAGTAGGTTATTAGGTGAATGTtcacatttgattttattctctCTTGTAAGAGAATCAAAATTAAAGAAGTAAGTTCTACAATGTTCTAATACACTGATTGACCTGTAGAAGAATGGGGAGAGAACAACTCTTTCATATCAGagctcttccctctctgtcccacAGGCAGTAAGGTCATATCTAGGAAACTATCTGTAGACTGTCTGGCTGAGGTGGAGTCTGTCCTCCAGCGCCCGCCACTCATCTGGGACAACCTGCACGCTAATGACTACGACTCCAGACGTCTCTTCCTGGGGCCTTTCAAGGGTCGAGAGCCTCAGCTGAGGAGCCACCTTAGGGGACTGTTGCTCAACCCAAACTGCGAGTTTGAAGCCAACTACATCCCTCTGCATACGCTGGGGAGCTGGTACAGAgctggagaagaggagaggaaaggtgaGGGGATCTGCTCAGGAAAGGTAGATGGAAGGAGGAAGTAGCATTGATGAGACAGGAGATGTCCCGAGTTAATAAACGAATATTGGCTCTGCCAGACCACAGCCACGTACAGTTAGTCTCATTGCTTCCGGAGATGTTTAATAAGCCAGCGTTGCTTGGcaacaaacacaattttaacCACCAGACAAAAATTTGGTCTGATATTACTTAACAACTAAATTAACTTCTAGGAATTAAGAGCTCCATCTGTTGTTCTGGTCAAAGCCGCTCAATAAGCTTTCAGCCAGagtgtcacagaaaataaatatttctctaAGACTGAGTTGAACCAGTTTCATTAATCTTCTCTCACAGCAAAGTGGATCTagttacagaaaatgttaaaagcattcctgttgttttgtgtttgaagtATATTGAAGACTGTGTTAATTTGACGTTTGGTTCATGTTTCTCGCATTTGATTTACCTTGACAGTAAAATACATGAGAATACAgccagagaaagaaagaggaaacaggGGAGTTGGGTGGAAAAATGTCTGCGAGAAACCACTGTTGCGTGTGATGTTTTTCTCAAGACTAAGTGGGGGGagagatggtgatggaggagtaATTGTGTGGTGTGATGAAGGGAGaaatgagaagagaggaaggtCCCTCTGAGGACGAGAAACAAGGCGCAGGGCTGGAGGAGAAATGGGCTTTAAGGGAGGGgatgagaaaagaaatgaagggCAGGCTGAGGCTTGTGATGTGGATGGAAATGGAAGAGGAATTTTAATGATTACATGAGAGGGAGGGGGATGGGGCGTTGGTAGTATGTGAAGTAATTACTGGATGTGGAAGGCATCTAACTTTCTGATTTCTAGTGTGGTCAAATTTGacaaaaagaatataaaaaacatgaataatgtCTACTTCCTGTAGGAAGAATTATACTGTAGGTTGGAGTTAGGATCAGAGGTTAGattatatataacatataacagtgtgtgtgtaggtctgtTCATGTGACTGATTATGTGAAGGAGTCTGAGagtggttttctgtgtgtactgtatgaatATATGTAACAGTATCCTCACATATAATAACACAGTGTTGTATATGCTGTAGATGAGGAGTGTGAGTACTGTCCTGATAGAGCTCTGTCTGCTGCACTACATGATTGGATGGAGGAACTCAACCAACCACTGCAAGCAGGTAAAACATTTAGTGTGTGTGATTTAGTGCTGtgcctgtatctgtgtgtgttgatagtgaagtcaaacacatttttccattCGTTATAGGTCGGCAGAGCACCCGAGCAGACCAGCGCTCCTCTGCTCCAACGTCTCGCTGCAAAACTCCTGATAGATCTGACTGCACCTCCACATTCAGAGGGACCTCTGCTGTGGCCAAGCTTCCTGTCTTCCCCTTGAACTCCAGCTCACCCCCATCATCACCCACTAAGGCTAAGGGGGAGAAGGAGGTGCGGGATGGGGAGAAAAAGCAGTCAAACCAGTCTAGTCAACCTAATCACCAACCACCAGGATCCAGACCTGGAGCACCTTCAGGTGGCAACCGGGGACAGAAGGCCCAGGGTCGGGGGCTCTGTGGTGGGAAGGGCATGCTGAGTGAGTCCCAGGTGCGGCTGCTGGTTGGTCTTCACTATCTTCCCCATGAACACGGCCCGTCTGCCCAGAAACTGCTACAGGATCTGACCTGGCTTAAATCAAACTGCCACCTGGTCAGCTCTAACAGCAAGAAGGCACCGCCTCAGAAGGTTGGTGTTTGTTCTGTATGCATTTCTTGTTGAtgaaatttgaatttgtatatGTTGAAGTATTGCACAGTGTCCTTATGACCGTGGTGCGTACCTGTATGTATGTCCTCAGGTTGATGAGTGGCGTGGTCGGGCCTCCAGgttcctgtctctgtgtgaagACATAGCACAGCTCCACTGCAGTGTGGTGGGCGGCGCCAACAGGGCTGTACTCTATGACCTTTACCCTTATGTGTGGGACCTGCGGAACACGGCTCTGGTGGCAAAGGCCTTTATATGCTGGCTGGGTaaggacacagagagatggaggcaggAGAAATACTGGAAAACACAGTACataatgtgttttactgtgtcatACTATATCTTTGTTGTGCAATACTGAACAGTATGCTTTGGTTCATGTACTATGCCATGCTGTGCTACATAGTATAGCATAGTACAGGCTTAGTATAGTATTATAATATTATAGTATACTATGATCTAGTATAACATAGCATAACATAGCATAGcttagtatagtatagtacaGCTAACCTGTAGTCTACTATATTACCCTATAATACTCAACCTATGGCTCTATAGTA
Protein-coding regions in this window:
- the si:dkey-183c6.8 gene encoding protein O-GlcNAcase translates to MEEKKQFLCGVVEGFYGRPWSMDQRKVLFQWMQHWGLNTYLYGPKDDLKHRLLWREVYSPEEEGQLRTLIVEAQSRGLRFVYALSPGQDIVFSSSCDLTLLKRKLRQVSDLGCQAFAILFDDIDHSMCQADSEAFSSFAHAQVNVTNEIYRFLGEPPVFLFCPTEYCGSLCSPSISKSPYLQTVGEDLLPNITVIWTGSKVISRKLSVDCLAEVESVLQRPPLIWDNLHANDYDSRRLFLGPFKGREPQLRSHLRGLLLNPNCEFEANYIPLHTLGSWYRAGEEERKDEECEYCPDRALSAALHDWMEELNQPLQAGRQSTRADQRSSAPTSRCKTPDRSDCTSTFRGTSAVAKLPVFPLNSSSPPSSPTKAKGEKEVRDGEKKQSNQSSQPNHQPPGSRPGAPSGGNRGQKAQGRGLCGGKGMLSESQVRLLVGLHYLPHEHGPSAQKLLQDLTWLKSNCHLVSSNSKKAPPQKVDEWRGRASRFLSLCEDIAQLHCSVVGGANRAVLYDLYPYVWDLRNTALVAKAFICWLDGRVLSDSSTLGSWRNCFHWCGKSTGADVLGVESEPWVFKGGVSGEVQMLLPIGSSSELFTHPPPLFPTSRLYNIRPYHSKDKVELYRMVRQLHLRTQGGQESSIAHPDVIGDRCLGPCLALCPEYSFILEDELGVCGCVLGILDVRSFAKRCQASWMPAMRDKYPPKGGNTHPNTQDLIQLMEEDQGEYPDSLLYHFPSQLRLDALPELVDISVSRTLLTALLTALKANGSQGVFCEVQPTDRQRLEFLTKLGFLEILRGEARSREGVVLGRLL